A window of Pararge aegeria chromosome 27, ilParAegt1.1, whole genome shotgun sequence genomic DNA:
TGATTGGCAATCATTTCGAATGACACGTTAGGCCTTTACTAACATATGGCCGGTACATATGTACGAATTCTGTGTTTTTCGTTTTCTGAGGACTACTTTGTGGTGAAGAAGTAACAATTACCAATTAAAAATCCCAGACGAAAAAAACCCTATAGAATACCAATAAACTGACAAAGACAAGCCATTATTGCATTAATTGAAGCAGAATCGCTCGCtcgattaatattataataaataaatagacaccAAACTTTTTCACTACTTTGAAAGTGACATTTAATACTTAGGGCATTATACTTTAttactgtaaatattttattatcttatcaCACTACTGAATTTCTTGTACCTACGGaaagttatttcaaaattgGAATTATTGTGAGTagattatacaatatataattttcgtttCTATATATTCACATATTACACACATATATTACGACATAGCTGAGAGAACGGATCTGTTTTATCGTACTCTGACTGAACTGACAAAAATTGCTCTGTGATTCATTTGTTACATTGATAAAGTTTAGTACGTAGGTTactaaaatatagttattatgTATGTTGATAAGTGCATCAGAATCTACGCCAGTGCATTACGAAGATTCCTTTaatactagtcgtaagttgaaaaataaataaatgtttaaaacggTGATTACATCACATAAAATATCTTACATTTTAGTATTGAAACTACGCGGGCCAAAGACAAGAGGGTTGTAAAATAACGTGTAGTATTTCGAGAAATCAGACCACTTTAAGTACTTTATTTGTAATAGAGTAGTATGTTTAGctgtagtagaggtttttgtgacagctcgtccggagaagtgaTAATCTGGTAGTTTTTCTGATCATACCAGAGTACCTCCTCGCTATTCATTATACCCTGGAACTTCTGAGCCAGTCATAATGCCatcatatttctttatatttgcATTATTCTGGTACTCCTTAAAACATGTAGTAgtactagtagagctttttgtgacagagctcgtccggggaagtgatAATCTAGTAGTTTTTCTGATCATACCAGATATCTCTTAGCCATTCATTATACCCTGGTACTTCTTCGCAAGCCACAATGCCCTgacatttctttatatttaccCAGTTTATTTTGCTACTCCTTAAATCATATTGTAGTAGTAGtggaactttttgtgacagagctcgtccggggaagtactaccgccacacttatttctgccgctaagcaaagGTGTGGTAGTTGCTGTATTACAAGCTCATGAGTCTTAAAAAcgacgcctcaggttgatggacatgcTTACTTTGTATGCTCTGCTTAGAGTTGCCTTGtatataggcgacggttttccagtAACCATCATGTGGGCCGTCTGCTTGGtcggtcaattattacaatgaaaaaaaccCTGGCCAGAAGTTGGCTTAAGCATTGCCGTTTGTCTTAATATGTCTCATCACAAATGCACGCCTTTGGAACAGAAAAAGAAGTTGAGGAATCGTCAGTGTGTAAGTCCTTCCAAAAGGCCATCCATATATACAGAACAGGATGTCCTAGAGTGATGAGGCGAACACTATCAAGGGGTCGTGGGTCTACTGGGTTCTATTAATGGGCATAAATGGTATTGAGATTGAATGTCAAGAAATTTTCTCCACCAGCCCAAAGTTAGTAAATTTGCGTTGTCCAACCTCGTGCCTGGCTACACGTTAAGCTGTATTGGAGCAGCGCTGGTACCCTCTCCCCTAAGAGACGGGAAGTCAGAGCCCAGTAGCGGGACATCGAAATAGAAACATGCCACGTTCGCTCGTTTCGAATTTTGTGATTTATCTTATCTCTTCAAAAAAATTGAAACGGCGAACGATCTAGAGTTTGCAGGTGATACATTAAGTGCATAAGAAGTTCCTTTTGCTCTTGGTTTGCTGATCTCATTAGCTGATGAAACTGTTCGGTATCTATTGGATTTTCTCTCAGTTTCGCACAGAGTTTTTCATGTGATGCGTTATCATCCGGTCGCAGTTCACTAAGCAACTGCTGGTAAGAGAATGCTTCAAACGGCGCCTGATCATCGCTTCTTAATGGTTCTTCTTCGTTCTCCGTTTCATCTCGACACATTTTCCCGCACAGTTCCAGAGTATTATGGATGTCAGGACTTGACTCAAAATCTTTCCGTCTTTCTGAAATGACATCTTTGTTGTCTTCAAACAATTGGACGAATTTATTATCAGCGAGAATATCCTTATCCTCACTTCTAAATGGTATGTGCAGCAACACCATTTCTCGTCTATAATCGTTGAAGTGTTCAACCATTTCGTAGTTGCGGTATCTTATAACTTTGGCTTCTTTTCTTTCGATGTACTCCCCTTTGTTGTTTTTGCAATACTTCGCGACAAATTGCGCAAAGGTAACTTTGCCCAAATACGCGGGCCTCTTCTCATACTTATCGAACCAGTTCTCTTTGCAGATATCGGAATAATCATCATCCATTGCATTCAACGCAGAGAGGGTTTTCCTAATCCTCTGACGTTCGGCTGGATGTACGGTCGGGATGTAAACTGTCGCTATGGACGATTTAGCCATGGGCTCCCTTAACAGATACCACGCTGCTTCCTGCGCGGACATCTCAATGGAGTTAAATATATCGACGCTTGTATGTCTTGTTATCTCGGTTATATCGAATTCTGGATGTTCCATCGCCTCTAGGATTCGACATTGTAAATCGCTGATACCTCTGTTGCTTCTTCTTGCGCATTTAGCGACGAAAGCAGCGCAAGAATAGTCATCGTGGATGATTTGTATGCTCATATTAGAATTCGTGTGATGAAGTACGAATGGATTGAAAGTTTCATGCCACTTTTCTGATGGCTTTCGTTTGTAGAACAACTGGGTACTGTTAATGCCCGCGCGTATAATGTCATAGTACTGCTCGTCAGATTCTATGTTGTTGTGAGCGTAGTAATGCCCGAAATCCGTATAATCAACACTTTCTAGATTATCAAGGAGTTGTCTGTAACGCTCTCTATATTTCTCAGAAGCTTCTTCATTATCAGAATCCTTCATTGGTGATAATATTATCGTTTTTCGAACCGGCAAAAAAGGTGCTCCGAATCTACAAACTCGCTCGCCAATATCCGTTTTCTTATAACACCGAAAAGTGTGCCTATGGGTTTGGTGTTTGATGTTACCAGATGCTTCAGACGCTGACACAGAAACCAACTCCTCGACCATTTTAGACACTTCAACATTGCTAAAACACGCCGGAGCATTCTCCAGCCACAAAAGAATATGTGCGATCGGACTACCCTGGTGTTGGAATtcaattcttttaaaataatgcagTACCCGATATTTTCCGAACGGACATTTCTTTTTGCATTGTAAAACTTGAATCAAACAATTGACCATCTTGCTGAAGTAAATCGCACATGTGACAGCATCCTCATTAACTAATTCCGTTTTTTGTGCGTAGCTTAGTTTAGCGAAGGCTTTATCTGAGATTTTTGCTCCAGAATTTCTCAACTTGTATAACAGCTTAAGCAGATCGTCCCATCCAGTTTCATTGGCACTGAGACTAATGTAAGCTGTCGGAGCGCCGTTCTGCCTTATCACCGAGAACAAATCTTTCTTCCTATCCGACCAATACCAAGCTGAATTGGGTATGCAACGCAGAAACGCTAGATTCGTTTCAATGCAATGCTCTATATAGCCTTCAGATTTCATATAATCTTTAGCAGCTCCGACGTGTTTGAACGCAATTGCCACACTATCTTTAATACGTTGCCTCATGATTTTAACGGCCATATATAAAAGATGTTCAGGATCGACGCCACGTCTGTCCGTACGCCGCAATTCACTGGTGGCTTGCATGAACGGCGATGCGTGGACTCCTTCTCTATAACTTCTAAACTGTCCGCCGTAAATCGTCGGAAATGACATCTCCTCGGTGTTTCCGTCAAACAGTTTGCTAACTTGAAGCACTTTGTCACCGGATGCTACATTTAAAAACATATCTTCATTCCAAATCAGAGTTTGCTGTTGAGCTTTGATGTTATCTTCTTCGGGTTCACTAACTTCCTCGATGTTGAGTTCTGGTACatcgtaattattaaaaaagtcctCATCAACGGTAATATTATGATGAACATAAACCGGTGTCGGAATTAAATGCGCCAGCCATTCTTCAATGTGTTTTTTGTTAATAAGTCTGTCGACATAACTCGTTTTATGAATTAACTTCTTCTTGATGTTGACATAGAAGCAGTGATCGTCGTCAAATGACCTGGGTATGCGGTTGACCAGTGTGTCAACTTCTACTGGCACGTTGATGATTTGTAAATTAACTGCACTCTGACCTTGAACATGTCTCAGCCTTCTTATTTGCGTGAACGGTATTCTTGGAGAAATGAGCCTTTTGGAAATGGTGTCTAGTTTGGGTAAATGTGGTGGGATTTCTGGGTAACGGAATCCATTGTAGGTGGACAGAGCCGGGATTTTCTGCTTGTCCAAAGCGACTTTACACGTAGCGCAAACTCGAACAGTTGTACCAGTGACGTAGTTCTGCAACCAGAAAGAAAACAGATGACTGGATTTGTATTTCTAAAACGTATTACCacgcaaaataaatattttgacggGTAAAAGACTGTATTTTTTGTAAGCAAAAGTAACTTAAACAACAATGATcacgagatttacgcctgttgcaAACCTGTTGTGAAATACGAGTACATAATcaccccgtgccctgtagtggatatatatatatatttatatatttatgtacgagaagatattgataacaaaaaataacacgctgctaagtttgttgtcggcttcttcttagaccagaacgcgtttgaaaccctcgtagttttagttttaagttgacgaatttagttatcgccatcaactcactcctatgttatattttacatgtaatgcacgcatcaaaagtgccatttatgtgcctatttgaattgccattattttaaaataaaattcacattcTTGCGAAATACCAGCTGCGGAATGCGACTTACCGGTAATATTATGTTCAGTGTATCTTGGTGGGCTTCACATGTATCTTTCAAGTCTCTTTCCCACCAGAGCCTGTCGCATACAACACACGAGTGCCCGAAAGTATTGTTTGTGAATAGATTGAAGAAATGTATATGCGCCCTCGCGTGCTTACTATACTGTCTGTACACTTTGCCATTAGTTCCCGGACTGGTATAATCACCATCAGCGTTTACGACATCGACTTCCATTGTGACATCTGATTGAGTTGACGCTTTGTTTAATCTGTTGGCGCCATTTTGATTCTTAGCCGCGTCATTTTGGATTCTGGCCATTCTTCTTGTTCTCATTTTAGTAACATAAGCCAATTTTTGATCAGGCTGATTGGTTGATTCGTTTTCTTCTGTCAAATCTTTCTTcctaaaataacatataatggTAGTTTATGC
This region includes:
- the LOC120635832 gene encoding uncharacterized protein LOC120635832; amino-acid sequence: MEEHAQQSSDTTYVVIPKKEIDEELEITFEKECQDNQLIVPKVEFGDELSDNFDDLDDINLSNPMKRERMLSEEFIIPKEEIITDQLLDDYDSEHHEDSLIKPIKVELMLSEEIVNIRQKDSEVEKKTDLTQTSKSSDKRQSSKRTRRSAAERLAQEKPDTSESFSGHQQSSSRKKTAAQRHREYRERKKLILASEPSSDNQKSKRQMKTEAQRHREYRERRKLRLASAQANSNKSGKVKTEAQRHKEYRERRKRLAAESIDSQLSVNIPTSTSRVVKFRERALIKKLSTIVNAHAVTRKKDLTEENESTNQPDQKLAYVTKMRTRRMARIQNDAAKNQNGANRLNKASTQSDVTMEVDVVNADGDYTSPGTNGKVYRQYSKHARAHIHFFNLFTNNTFGHSCVVCDRLWWERDLKDTCEAHQDTLNIILPNYVTGTTVRVCATCKVALDKQKIPALSTYNGFRYPEIPPHLPKLDTISKRLISPRIPFTQIRRLRHVQGQSAVNLQIINVPVEVDTLVNRIPRSFDDDHCFYVNIKKKLIHKTSYVDRLINKKHIEEWLAHLIPTPVYVHHNITVDEDFFNNYDVPELNIEEVSEPEEDNIKAQQQTLIWNEDMFLNVASGDKVLQVSKLFDGNTEEMSFPTIYGGQFRSYREGVHASPFMQATSELRRTDRRGVDPEHLLYMAVKIMRQRIKDSVAIAFKHVGAAKDYMKSEGYIEHCIETNLAFLRCIPNSAWYWSDRKKDLFSVIRQNGAPTAYISLSANETGWDDLLKLLYKLRNSGAKISDKAFAKLSYAQKTELVNEDAVTCAIYFSKMVNCLIQVLQCKKKCPFGKYRVLHYFKRIEFQHQGSPIAHILLWLENAPACFSNVEVSKMVEELVSVSASEASGNIKHQTHRHTFRCYKKTDIGERVCRFGAPFLPVRKTIILSPMKDSDNEEASEKYRERYRQLLDNLESVDYTDFGHYYAHNNIESDEQYYDIIRAGINSTQLFYKRKPSEKWHETFNPFVLHHTNSNMSIQIIHDDYSCAAFVAKCARRSNRGISDLQCRILEAMEHPEFDITEITRHTSVDIFNSIEMSAQEAAWYLLREPMAKSSIATVYIPTVHPAERQRIRKTLSALNAMDDDYSDICKENWFDKYEKRPAYLGKVTFAQFVAKYCKNNKGEYIERKEAKVIRYRNYEMVEHFNDYRREMVLLHIPFRSEDKDILADNKFVQLFEDNKDVISERRKDFESSPDIHNTLELCGKMCRDETENEEEPLRSDDQAPFEAFSYQQLLSELRPDDNASHEKLCAKLRENPIDTEQFHQLMRSANQEQKELLMHLMYHLQTLDRSPFQFF